TGCACTAACTACACTGTACATCGAAACAGTAAAGTAGGAAGCAAACTCTTCAACCCAAATCTGGGCTCTTGCATGATATTCTTAAACTCAGTTTCTATCACCCAAATGCTTTCCCATTTTTGTCACTACAAATGACTTTCTTAGCAAATTTCCCTCTAGAGCTAAATGCCTTGACTTGCGCACCTAGAATGCTCCTTCCCTCCCCTTCCCAAACCAAAGCAATTGGTAATTTGGTACTGCAAACTTATGACATTGACGTATAATTTATGGAAATTGAggattccaatggatccaagcaCAGCAACTTCAGAATTTGATGAACTCAAATTTTGTCTACTCAAACAAGCAATAAATGACATGCCACAACTGATAAAACAGAAAGTGCAACTGCCAGTTTGCCACCGCCCAAACAGTCAGGTGTAAAGGACATAAAACCCCAATTCACAAAAGCACAATTCCATTATATTATACACAAATTCACAAAATTGTAGTTCTAGATCATATAATTCCAAACAAGTACACTAAAAGTGAATTTGAAATCCATAGCATTCATGACATGTTCATTAACATAATGTAAATTCTAAATAGACAAAACTTGTTGGCGAAATATATAATCTGAGCATACTTTCAGTCACTTGTTTACTAAAACAAACGAACAGAAACAAGGAATAAACTAATACCAATACCTCTTTGTTATCAGTGACCTTGAGAACCAGCTTGCCGTCGCAGTGCCGATACTTCATAACATACCGCGTCTACATTCCCAATTCGATACAACACGAAATAGAGATTATGAAATTAGTAACGGAATAATGTTTGCCCTACTAGTTTTAGTTATTAGGAAAAGAAATGAGAGACGCAACAACAAACTACAATTAAATCAACAACCAGATCCTAGGATCCCATTAATAGGGACTTCTAAGAAACCATGATAATCACCGTTCCTACGATTCATTTCCAATATTGCTAAATCATACAAGGAAATTTTCCGTTTTAgggctctttttttttcttcaatttctccGCATCCAAACAGAAGCAAAGCATAAaaggtataaaaaaaaaaataacgtaCAGAATCAGGGTCCGCGCGGAACAACTGTACCGATCGCTCAACGAACTCGTCCCACGAAGTTATGTAAACCATTATAGTAGAAAATTATAGCAGATTAAATATGGAAAAGAATTGCGGATTTTAGAAATCTGAAGGGCCGTCGAGCGTCGACTCAGTTTAGGTTGTGCTGAGATTTTGATTTGTTTTTTTATGAGGTTTTAGCCTTTTTAGGGATGGGTAAGCCTAACAGCAGGCGCAGTCGTGCCCTCCGAGGCCTTAACGGAAGCGATGAAGAGAAAATTAGGGGGTCGGCTTGCTGGCCAATCAAAAGTTTCCAGGTAAGCATAACGGGAGAATGGGACCCATCCATCCGAAGTAGGAAGTGGGGCCATACTTTGACTAACCATGTCAACGTAGCATTAACGGTGCCGTTTGAATCAATCTTGTCCTAGACATCGAAAGATTGCCACTCATATGTACCCATAATTCAAACATCAGCCAatacaaaaaacaaaaaaacttaTGTTTTTGATCTTTCTTCTGCAAGAAAGTACAAAAAACCGACGTATTTCGTCATCAAATGGACTCTCAATAATTGTCTGTACTATCATTCAGAGCACCACAACCACAAAGCTGCAGAAGAAGTAAGGCCCTGAAATGGATGACCTTGACCCAACAGAGGCAGAGAAAGATAAACCTAGACAGGAGCACGACGATGAAGAAGAAGACACAAAAGGAGTAGCTATTGCAGATTCTGCAACAGAACCTGAAGGCAAAGGCACGTGGAAGCACGCAGCTTTTCACGTTGCCACAACCATCGCTACCCCTGCTGCTTATGCTCCTTTACCTTTTGCTCTTGCTTCTCTCGGTTGGCCTCTCGGTAAATTCCTATAGATATGGATTTTCGTTTGTTTTGCCTTCGAGGTGAAACTACAGCCATCAATCTTTTTAAACTGGATTTCAGGGGTGAGTAGTTTGGTGGGTGCAACACTGGCTACGTGGTATTCCAGTCTATTGATTGCGTCGTTGTGGAGATGGAATGGAAAGAAGCAGATTACATACAGGCATCTTGCAGGGAGCATCTTTGGTTAGCCTCTTTCATCTTCCTTGAGTTCTTGTATTCTTTTTTCACTTTCTTTTTCTGGGATATAATCCAAAATTAGAATCGACCAAGCAATTGTTCGTTCTCCAAATGCTCTACTTCGCTTTTTGAATGGGATCTTTGATTTTATTTGCTTGACTATGTTATTTTCTAATTCTTGAAGGATTCTGGGGTTACTGGTCTATTGCATTTTTTCAGCAGGTGGCTTCTTTAGGCAATAACATTGCCATCCAAATTGCTGCTGGAAGCAGTCTTAAGGTTAGTTACcgaaattcaattcaatgatgGGACCAGTGTAGTAGTCTGCACCATTTATTTCTTTGTCATTTTCCTTTTGATTCTCCATTGCTCTGCAGGCAGTGTACAAATACTTTCACAAGGAAGGCACACTAACTTTGCAGCACTTCATTATTTTCTTTGGGACATTTGAACTTTTCCTTTCTCAGCTACCTAATATCCACTCACTGAGATGGGTAAATGCATTATGCACGTTAAGCACAATTGGCTTTGCTGGTACTACTATTGGTGTGACAATATATAATGGTACGCCTGGAGAAATCATCTGATTTTTTGCTTGTTTATTCTTTCTATCCAATTTGTCATATTGAGTTAATTGTCTTCTGTCGAACTTGAAACAAGCTCAATTTCATGGTTTTCATGTACTTGTAGGAGGAAAGATAGATAGGAATTCAGTCAGTTACAGTTTGCAGGGGAGCTCCCCTCTCAAGACATTTAAAGCCTTCAATGCTCTGGGCGCAATTGCCTTTTCATTTGGGGATGCAATGCTTCCAGAAATacaggtttatatttttcatgacTATTTAAATTGATCTCTTTCTCAttctatcatttatttttaatttcctcCCCTCATTTAGTATCTATCAATCTGTTGATGCTTGGCCAAGTCAAGTCTAAACAAAGCAGTGGACGCTTGAAATGGTAGGTAGTAGGTCAAACATTTTCAACAATTTTTGTATGATGATATTTGAATTCTCACCAGAATACTGTGAGGGAGCCTGCAAAAAAGAACACATATAAAGGTGTATCAGCAGCATATGGAGTTATTATCTTGACTTACTGGCAACTGGCATTCTGTGGA
The Manihot esculenta cultivar AM560-2 chromosome 1, M.esculenta_v8, whole genome shotgun sequence genome window above contains:
- the LOC110611263 gene encoding GABA transporter 1 isoform X2, with translation MDDLDPTEAEKDKPRQEHDDEEEDTKGVAIADSATEPEGKGTWKHAAFHVATTIATPAAYAPLPFALASLGWPLGVSSLVGATLATWYSSLLIASLWRWNGKKQITYRHLAGSIFGFWGYWSIAFFQQVASLGNNIAIQIAAGSSLKLPNIHSLRWVNALCTLSTIGFAGTTIGVTIYNGGKIDRNSVSYSLQGSSPLKTFKAFNALGAIAFSFGDAMLPEIQNTVREPAKKNTYKGVSAAYGVIILTYWQLAFCGYWAFGSEVQPYIVASLTHPEWTIVMANIFAVIQISGCYQIYCRPTYAYFEDKMLWRKTAEHIPVNYCLIRLVFTSIYIVLITLIAAAMPFFGDFVSICGATGFTPLDFVFPAIMYLKSGKMPKSTNFKVPMQLLNFAIAMWFSVVALLGCIGAVRFIVEDIRTYKFFHDM
- the LOC110611263 gene encoding GABA transporter 1 isoform X1 produces the protein MDDLDPTEAEKDKPRQEHDDEEEDTKGVAIADSATEPEGKGTWKHAAFHVATTIATPAAYAPLPFALASLGWPLGVSSLVGATLATWYSSLLIASLWRWNGKKQITYRHLAGSIFGFWGYWSIAFFQQVASLGNNIAIQIAAGSSLKAVYKYFHKEGTLTLQHFIIFFGTFELFLSQLPNIHSLRWVNALCTLSTIGFAGTTIGVTIYNGGKIDRNSVSYSLQGSSPLKTFKAFNALGAIAFSFGDAMLPEIQNTVREPAKKNTYKGVSAAYGVIILTYWQLAFCGYWAFGSEVQPYIVASLTHPEWTIVMANIFAVIQISGCYQIYCRPTYAYFEDKMLWRKTAEHIPVNYCLIRLVFTSIYIVLITLIAAAMPFFGDFVSICGATGFTPLDFVFPAIMYLKSGKMPKSTNFKVPMQLLNFAIAMWFSVVALLGCIGAVRFIVEDIRTYKFFHDM